In the Desulfobacterales bacterium genome, CCTTCGGGCTTGCGGGCTGGGCTGAACAACGCGCCGGCGAGATCTGCGGCAGTTGCTTTGTTCGTGTCGTTAAAAAAAACATCACCGGGAGAAGCGGCATAAGCAACCCGGGTCAATTTGATGTCACTCATTGCCATTTTCAGGAAGTTTTCAACCCCCAGAAGCCCGTGACCCTCCTTGCCGGGGATGGCCGCTATACAAATACCGACGGAGGGGGTTCCCCAAAGTTGATCCACTTTCGGATAAAACGCGAAGCCTCTGTCGATAAAGCGTTTAAGACTGCTATTGGCACCCAGATAATAGGTGGGGGCGGCTAAAATAATTGCATCCGCCTCGCACATCGCCGCCAATATAATACCAAATTCATCCTGAAGGACACATTCCCCTTCATCGAACAGACATTTGTAGCACGCTTTGCAAGACAGAACA is a window encoding:
- a CDS encoding flavodoxin family protein, with the translated sequence MKKVLGVIGSPRKLGNCEVMIKEISRNISEPHELQLLRLSDFNVLSCKACYKCLFDEGECVLQDEFGIILAAMCEADAIILAAPTYYLGANSSLKRFIDRGFAFYPKVDQLWGTPSVGICIAAIPGKEGHGLLGVENFLKMAMSDIKLTRVAYAASPGDVFFNDTNKATAADLAGALFSPARKPEGPRCPLCGGDTFRLLGNMSVRCMLCSNEGTMDTSTGEPVLAINRSDHELFLTKSDIIDHKNWLVGAKNRFLDQKAALKAVSVNYRQDGTWIKPLK